The stretch of DNA tcttgttatcctaggcctctggtgcattatataaaccgaggccaggctagtcgatagatcatatacaataatcataccatagacCAACTTCTtgggttttagcctctacgatctcgtggtagatcaactcttgtaatacccatatcatcaatatcaatcaagcaggacgtagggttttacctccattaagagggcccgaacctgggtaaacatcgtgtcccctgcctcctattaccatccgtcttaaacgcacagttcgagaccccctacccaagatccgccagttttgacaccgacattggtgctttcattgagagttccggggtgtgatcggcaaaaggatcgatgacTCGCCtacagatcaactgcgacttcggcatcttcgtcaccagctcgactggtcaccttggttcaaCCAAGAACTgtgccccgtgttcggatcaccatgttcggacgagggccttcatcaaacatcaactccgatctctatcaaaaTCATGAAGGAACCAttcatggagctcgggggctcaaacgtcaacattgccctcaagcgaccgtgctgtttttctagACAGCGAACTTGTATTCGCCGTCACCACCTCCTCAAGCATCGGTTTGACGATCGCTTCAGTGGAATAGTGCGGAATTACGTCTACAACAGCCATGcgaaatttcgtcgagttccgatggaggaatctccgacaatctacgatataccggagccctgtcaaatctggacgggaatctggacgagttcagggcatggtctccagagcccatctctgaggtcctttggaagatccaaccgttcatctactgcggaattcccatatctaccacccctccaaatttcagctcgatccgatggttcaaactccgggaaccttccgatgagtggaccaattttcggatctgttttctgcgcgaatacggatccgacccgaattcatgcttcttttatgaacgtgatattggacaacctttttagaggaattctcttctagggtattgtgcgttgtttttaaacacgtgcccgcAAATTTTTAAGCCCcccctgaggtcatcttcatcatcatgctggtgtcaaaccagtccggcaatattgctccaaggctaCCGACCTGCGCTAGGCACGTCAtcgctttgttgagccgagctcaacttcttcggatcatcatctcggcaagccgaacaatagttcagcatcgcgaaggataaatcatcaccaacatcgccgccccacggattacacagAGCGGtcacaccggcatcgccgcacggtcacttcatcaggccggcatcgaccacgtcacgaccggcatcggcagggccgcactgttgcttcttcaagccgatgtccatcacgccgacctacttcgactcatcggctgacatcgaggcttcgacatcttgtctggaccgggggcttcgccatctcttcatcaacctactccggagacttcagcgtcactagccgaccagcttcgtcacgttagctggaccgagggctttgcctccgCAAGCCAACCTTCGCCAGTATTGCCatgccgtcgctttatcgcccatcaggcaatgggtgtgcggatcgagtcccaattttgggagtcacctttcttcggattgctacaacaaataaaaccaggtgctattaatcctagtaatttttgcttgttggggtttatttttcccaagaaAATATTAttctggtttgttccatcatctgtacacaggtctatcgaATGATGGCCGCActaacgacggtcgcgtggtggttcggtcagtttccgtacatagtccggtgaacgccgcatccggaactcggaccgacctgtgaattcatgctttgccacacctttaccgcatcacgccaacgccctgcatcgacattgacttcgacgccaggccatatttcttttattactcactttgcatgaattatttattatgcaacattttttttcattattattattatctccggtttgcactattttttgtgcacaggaaatgatccgggttgggcatATCGTCAACTGggcgtactgacataccacgtcaccttggctggacggggggcttcgtcagcgcttcattaccccatgccgaggacttcggcatcactctgccggcctgcattgaccgtgctatgtcaccacttcggagtgccgagctctttgctccgccacctcgggaccggcttgggggatggagccttgtcccgcatcaagctcggaccgcatCATCAATAACGAACACATTacccagctaagttgccttcatgctcgaagttttaaatttttaacttttgtttggttcgaccaagcattatgcTTTTTGGCAAAAAGTTGTTTGTGACAAAGTTCTTTGTCAAAGCCTTGTTTGTTGCaagcaaattcaaataccccgtttacttgggggcttccttcatgaaactttttcctcttgcatatgattatacttgtacggcttcgttccttgttcgtgtattatgccacaatatgcaccatattgacttaagcgatttgcaagctgggttgcctggctcctgtgcttacccctacgtccccgattgttcggctagggagtaaagggagcacctctgcgattgtcacgaccggatCCTCCGAGCtttgacctcagactgggtgaagccgaaagctagcgctcttattgtttttaatcatggtcggcacacaacggaactcatgagtacaaaaaatctattgcacaagtctcatagtaataatgagcaccgaagaaaggtatcggtggggatactattttcttcgaagatgcttcttgcACTTCGTCtataatatagcataagttcactgagcgcgctttgtctgttacaaccttatggcccggttgcctggttatcggaaacactgtcgatattctcgacaggtggagtacataacacttttcggtccttgactgaagagggagaagccgacgttcggttaagacgcgtttaaagtccGGGTGAACAAATATATGATattagtacttcggtacatacaatcattatacataaaattcttttacccaagtcacttgggggctcttaaaatttatatgagctattttatagtaaatgtgttttcttcttggtcgttgcaaagtcttttccTATCGCTTCTTTTTCGAtgtgagtgtgtggtcaatatccagataacccattttctctctagtgatcgctcgagtttagttcgctaaactggtctAACGAGAAACACTCCACCTTCAGGATAGGAGGCtgcagccgtaggctgacccgcttgaagtcttgagatcggatgtgtcatattaatgcacgacagaagcacaataTTTTTTccccaattttcggattggcaccgaacacttgatcttgttcggacgtcaagtttttactgacattttttggttttccaagcttagggcacttttaaactatttgtgtgttttcagcacaagtctcgcagtgcaacgccggacacctttagagattcggcaaaaatattcccggatattgctatatatgcatcggtttcgaattgtgtcttcggtcaatagttgggttgcccggctcctgcgcttgcctcctacgttccgcttcgttcggctaggtgtgcaaagggagaaccactgtgattgtgcttccatctcacatggttaagcacctcagtggagaaagccaaaaactgactgtcacaataagcgtaaattggtcagcaatccgatgactgtgttaaatgacgggccattcatgacattggccgaagtgtttacggcttgacctcgactgtcgccgaacactactgggggctagtaactggccgcccaaactaaatccttaatattttgctcttacattagagccgaggtttcatgatcatgcttagcatgacaacccaaagaaaggaaccaatagcgggactattttctttgaagaCATTTATTATGTTCAACAGTAATATAATATATCTCTCTGCGTACATTTGTTTATAAAatcgtatggccagattgccttgtttgtcgtaaatctttgccctcataaaggctttataaagtaggacaaacactcctcggctactagccggggaggtggaagccgatggtcggtcaacaaaattttgtacaatgcggatccgagcattaatgatgtaaagtacttggatacatagagtcattacacataatttgtgattttactacggatattgatccttaactcggccacccgtgcccgcattaaggctcgggggctactgggcttcgggcttattatttacaaatattaaaggggcacatcgatcccctgatatggtgttgccacccgaccagtgtctcgggggctactgcattgcctgttcaatgcagaaaattttaagtgcaatacagttgccgaggagattttgatcctcaggttggtcggcctcacccaacctgagtctcgaggactgagcacgccgctttttatGTCCCGACGTATtgtgccgagctaggacttgatcctcaggccgattttgtaaatcaacctgagtctcagcggctactgggatcggcggtcttacgtcatccttcaggtgcatctcgggttttagaccgatacacaccttgagggctactggctatatatctcggtagagaataaattgcgccaataaaaaatattgacaaaacatcggcccacagtcggggtggtgcaccacctcggaagcagtccggcataaagctcgggcgctagtggctggctccatagagggcatttctagcattaagctcggctaaactccttcaacttttttggaccaagatgatctatgacatcttgggtatagtccggtgttggagcttggacacagtccggcgttggagcttggatacatttcggcgttagagctcggaagcagtccggcattggtgcccggctgcaaaagatacctcgaatgcagtctagcattagagctcggacgcaagaggacactgcctcccgggaacaacttcaaacccgaggtgtggcataaaataacaaggcattgataaatgtcagaaacttaaaggggctcctcggatacccgacgtgtaaactcgttgaatgcatttcggcgatcctcaagatcgaagatgagaagatttgttgaaccagttttcaagaccgtcaaccgaagatgaagaacagttcggaagaatcgaggagcgtccctaacttgaagaccggttcagggggctactgacggtgtcctggactagggggtactcaccacatcgtctcccgatctgttagattgggccaaggacccccatggccgtatactcatgggccagttcggacagctgccgcatacatggaagattccacaagacttggtgaacaagacaaggactcctccccaccggcgtattcggctaggactcttgttattctaggcctctggtgcattatataaaccgaggccaggctagtcgatagatcatatacaacaatcataccataggctagcttcttgggttttagcctctacgatctcgtggtagatcaactcttgtaatacccatatcatcaatatcaatcaagcaggacgtagggttttacctccattaagagggcccgaacctgggtaaacatcgtgtcccctgcctcctgttaccatccgctttagacgcacagtttgggaccccctacccgagatccgccggttttgacaccgacaacaacTACTGCCCCGAGTGAGTTTTAGATCGTGAAACGGCAGCTCAGAGACCCGACCTAAAAGCATTCGTTAACCTTCTGTTTATAGATGAGTTACTATTATCCTCTACTTTGCATACCAAGTTGAAGTCTCCTGATATAATCCATACAAGAAGCATGGAAGCCTTGAGGTTCATCGTCTCCTCTACATGAACACAACTTTGTCACTATGCGACCGAGCGCCGTAAACGACTGAAATACTACAAGAAGCGCGTGAAGCACGCATTACCACCATGGTAGGCATCGAGTTGGTGGAGTTAGTGACGCTAGTGATGTCAAACTGGTTCGACAAGAAGGCAAGGAGGATTCCCCCTCGTGTACCGATGGCAAGAAGGAAGCACAAGGAATCAGCAAAGGCCAGGCTGAGGATTTCTAGTACAAGGACCCATTCAATGAGTTCGATGTTTGCATCAAAGAGAAAATTGACAGGTGTGATGAAGATGAACAAGACTACACACAATTTGGCGACGCACATGATTATTAAGGCCGCACACGTTTTAATTGAGTACCATACAATTGTTGATGTCAGTCATAGATAATTAACAATACACTAGCATGATGCAAGATACAAAGGGCCCGGGGTAAGATGCCCGGATAGCAGGAACTACCTCGCATGATGGATACATTGGGAAGGGGATGCAGCTCCAGATGCCGTCCCTAATCACGAAGAGTATGTACATGAATACGGGGGCACTCGATGAAGGTGGCACGCACAAATGGCCAGTCAGCCGCTGCCCGTCGGTCTCGACCCTTGCCCCTCTGAGATGCAGCGGGGCATCTGGGGGTCTTGCTGGTGGCCTTGGAGGGCTGGAAGGCTTTGAATAAGGCCTTGATAGCTCGATTTCGTCCGGAGATAGATGCTCTTTGAGCAATGCGAGGAAGCGATGCAGGAGAATACCGCCTGTCACTGCCGCATCGCCGTCATGGCAAAAAAATCTAAAAAGTTTGTTTTTATCATCTTGCTCTCAAAGGTCATTTTGTTTGGAGCATTTCAAGTGGACTAGACCATACTACCATAGTAGCAAGCCCAACAGTAAATTGTTGCTCGTAATCACGCCAAAATACGTAACACCAAAAAATTGCCAAGAATTATTAGGGCATAGGTAAGTGCCCAATATAGTGCCCATGGTTCTCCAAACCGCTCTGGCAACAGTGTAGAAAAAGAGCAAGTGTTTGGGATGGTTCTACTTGATTGCAAAAGAAACACATGGGATTACCGTGATAAATTTTACTTTACGTAACTTGTCTAGTTTTATTGTTTGGCGAATGACGTAACTTGTCTAGTTATCACAACCTCTTAAAATAGTTGCCACAAGAAGATTTGAATTTTGAGAGGAATTTTACCAGCTTAATCCATTTGTGCCTACAACCAGACAAGGAGTTTTCCAATTTTTTATACATGGATTTAGTGATCTATTTGGATTTATTTCCCAAACCCCAACAAACACCATCAGGTTAAAAGACAAATGCAAACTAAGCAAACAACAAAACGAACTGGTTTATACACTAAACTTTATTTGCGTCTGTACTAATGTTCAAAAAATACTTAGTTTGAGTATTGTACTACTCAAACTCAAGccatatttttaaaaaaaaagaTAAGCCGTTTTTTTAAGGGGTGGCCATATTTTAATCGAGCCTACCCGCTCTGCCTTGGACGCAAATGGATGGACTGGACTTTCTGCGGGCCCCATCCAACGACAACGTCCGGGCCTGCGAGGTAACCGCCGCCCGCCTCAAATACGAACACGACGGCCGCACCGGAACCACTCCACTACGCCTCGAGCACTAGCTCGGAGCATCCGATACTGCTGTCCAAGTGTCCAGCCCAGTGTATCCGTCACGCGACGCCATGCCGCTGCCGGCGCCGGCGGTGGACGCCGTCATCAAGCCGCTGCCGCGGGCGCTCTCCCTCGCGGGGGCGGCGGCCGCTGCGGCCGCGACGTCCCTCCTGCTCATTTCCGCCGTCGTCTCCCGCGCCCGGGACGACTACGCTTCGCCTCCCCCGTCCACCAGCGCCTCCACTACCGCCGCGCTCCCCCCGGCGCCCGAACCCTCGCCGCAGCACCATGAGCACCCCcatcccccgccgccgcccgtcccgCCCTGCCCGCCCAACGCCTCCCATCACCCCCCCTGCCACGAGCCTCCCTCCGGCGAGCGCCACTGCCCCCCGCACCCTCCGCCGCCTCATCCTCCGCACCCGCCCGAGGACCCGCCGCCTCACCCTCCGCCCCCGCCTCCGCACTGCCGCGTCCCCCCGCCCCCCGGGTACCACCCGCCCCCACCGTGGCCCGCGCGGCGGGAACGCGCGCGGTTCGCCAACGCGGATCTGCCACCACTTACTGCGGCGAAGCTGGCCGCCTCTCAGGACCCCGTGCACGCGCGCGGGGAGTGGCTGGTGTTCCCCAAGGGGGCGGGGAATTACGTCGAGCAGCTTGAGCGCGTGGTGCCGCTCCGCGGCGGTGCGGTGCGAACGGCGCTCGACATCGGTTGCGGAGTGAGTAACTAGACTAAATCACTTCGTGCTTCCAGTAATTACCATACGTTCTCATCGCTGATGCTGTGGCTCGTTGCAGGTTGCGAGCTTTGGGGACTACCTGTTGAGCTATGGCGTCCTGACCATGTCCATTGCTCCGAGGGAGAGACACGGTGCGCATGTCCAGTTCGCCTTGGAGCGTGGACTGCCCGCGATGATTGGAGTGCTCGGCGCTCGCAGGCTGCCGTATCCTTCGAGGTCCTTCGACATGGTGCACTGCGCCGACTGCCATGTTTCATGGACTGCTCATGGTAGGACATGAACTAAATCGATGCTAACTGCGAAAAATCACATACATATTTTCTTCTTTGTATCCAACTTATGATTGCACATATTTTCTGATGTTCTCATTCACCTATAGCTGATTCCAGATGGGCTGTATATGCTGGAAATTGATCGTCTTCTCAGACCTAGTGGGTATTGGGTTATGTCCAGACCACCCATAAGCTGGAAATCACCCTACAAGGGCCCCAACAAAACAATCGAGAACCTTGATGGTCAACAGTTAGCTATGGAAGATACTGCAAATAAGCTTTGTTGGGAAAAGGTGTCAGATAAGGGCACAGTTTCTGTTTGGAGAAAGCCTATTAATCATCTCCATTGTGCCCAAGAAGCAGAGTTCCTGAGATCACCACCACTCTGTACAGAAGATGACCCAGATAGTGCTTGGTAAGGTTCTCCTTGGCAGCTTGAACTTTGCTTTCTAGTCATTTTTGTGTGCTTGAAGCATGATAGTTAACTGTTTCATTTTCCATAGTCCTCTCAATACCACCCAAGAAGTTGACACTGCACAGAATAGTTTGGCCAGGGTTAATGTTTATATACTCCACGCGTGTTATTGTGAAGCTAAGAAGAAACATACAAATTATAGCTGTTCTTATCTGAAGTTTGTCACTCTGTACATGACATGCGGGGGCTTGTATGGCCATGAATGTTAATTCTCCGGGTTAGTTGAACATAAGTGTGCCTAGAAATTTTCAGGAGACAACTCAATAACTAAAAAGAACTTTACCCAATACTTGAAGCATGTACAAAAAGGTGCATCTAAGTGAGTTAGTAAGTGTAAGAGTACGAGTACAGCACCAGTGAATAGGAGCTTACAGCCGAGCAGGACAGAAAGAAGGCAGTTGCTGAGTCATTGGATAATCTAAAATATTAGCCATCTGTACATAAGCGTGCCTGGAAATTTTCAGGAGACAACTCAATAACTAAAAAGAACTCTACCCAATACTTAAAGCATGTACAAAAAGGTGCATCGAAGTGAGTTACTAAGAATATGAGTACAGCACCAGTGAATCCAAAGAGCTCACCGCCGAACAGGACAAAAAGAAGGCAGTTGCTGAATCATTGGATAACCTAACATATTAGCCATCTCTCGCTTGCACTGAATGATTATTTTATCGACGAACTCATAAAAGGATTATTGTACTTCTATCTTGCAGGTATGTAAATATTTCGATGTGTAGAACTCGTCTTCCAAGAGTTGAACTTGTTGGTGATATTGCTGGTGGCCCAGTGGAGAAATGGCCTCAAAGACTTGCTGCAGTGCCACCAAGAATAGCCAATAGGGAAATCAAGGGGATGTCCATCCAGGCATACAAACATGACTTTTCAATTTGGAAGAGAAGAGTTGAACTCTATGGAACATATTTGAAAGATTTATCTCACAGGAGTTACAGAAATGTCATGGATATGAATGCTGGTTTTGGTAGCTTTGCTGCAGCCATGTTGAAATACCCTGTTTGGGTCATGAACGTGGTTCCTGCAAATATAACAGACAACACCCTCGGTATCATCTATGAGCGTGGCTTGATTGGAACATACATGGACTGGTAATGTTACAGAGCGACTGTTATCTTGTAATGGAGTACTATTCCTATTTTTCCATTAAGATATAGACAAGAACTCACTATCTCGAGTCAATTTTTTATTGTTAGGTGTGAAGCTTTCTCTACTTATCCACGTACATATGATCTGATACATGCTAATGGAGTATTCAGCTTGTATATCGACAAGTAAGTGACTCCTCATAATTCTCTTTGTTCAAGTATACTTGTTCTGTTTTGAGGCAGAACAGACTCAGAAAGAGACATAAATGCTATTTCTAATTTACTTAGCTTGAGGGTACCAAACTCTACTAAAATATAGAGTACCCACTGTGCCACTACACACCCTATGCTTCACGTAGTTTTGCCAGGGGCATACTCTCCCTGAACATAAAGACTTCAAGAGGCACCCATCATTACCCTTGGACCATGGATATCTGCTTACTGAATTTTCTTATCTGAAAAAAAGTAGCTAACATGAAATCCGCCCGGCTTAATTACAGCAATTGCTTGAATCCCTTAATTGCTGAATACCATCAGTATATGTACAATTTGTCAATTTCTGTTCCGCAAAAGGGGCCTAAAGTTATGTTTCTCCTTTTTCAACGCATGGCCTGACAAACATGATGCCTTCAAAAAGCACATGGTCACCATGCAACTCAGGAAGGCCTTGCGGTTCACCGCACTATTTTGACACTAATTTGTCTTCAGGTGTGGTATCCTTGACATACTGGTTGAGATGGACCGAATTCTCCGGCCAGGGGGAGCGGCAATAATCCGAGATGCAGCTGATGTTGTTCTGAAAGTGAAGGAGGCTGCTGATCGGCTGCAATGGCGCAGCCGGGTTGTCGACACGGAGGATGAGGGCCCAGATCCTCAGAAGCTTCTCATCGTCGACAATTCCCTCCCACTGCCAGGGAGCTAGTATAACAACTACAACGGCATCCGTTGACAGTACCATGATCTTATCAGTTACCTGTACAAATGAAGAGCCCGAAGGCGAGGTTACACTTGCAGTTACATGTCCGGATAAGATAAGCAAATAACCCTCTGACGAGGCTTGGTACATTGCCCCCAGCATGCATGGCCTTGAGTGTGTGTAGATGCCACCAACCTCTACCCTGGCACTCTGTAGAAACAGTGACCTTGAGTTTGTATTATAGGTTAATAGGTTTACATATTCTTGTGAGAGGTGGTGTATTATAGCTGTACCAGCGAGGAGCACATATGTAATACATGTTGGGTTGTTGTGATCTCTTTTTCGAAACAACAATCTGTCCCAGGTTCAGG from Triticum urartu cultivar G1812 chromosome 3, Tu2.1, whole genome shotgun sequence encodes:
- the LOC125545505 gene encoding probable methyltransferase PMT19, producing MPLPAPAVDAVIKPLPRALSLAGAAAAAAATSLLLISAVVSRARDDYASPPPSTSASTTAALPPAPEPSPQHHEHPHPPPPPVPPCPPNASHHPPCHEPPSGERHCPPHPPPPHPPHPPEDPPPHPPPPPPHCRVPPPPGYHPPPPWPARRERARFANADLPPLTAAKLAASQDPVHARGEWLVFPKGAGNYVEQLERVVPLRGGAVRTALDIGCGVASFGDYLLSYGVLTMSIAPRERHGAHVQFALERGLPAMIGVLGARRLPYPSRSFDMVHCADCHVSWTAHDGLYMLEIDRLLRPSGYWVMSRPPISWKSPYKGPNKTIENLDGQQLAMEDTANKLCWEKVSDKGTVSVWRKPINHLHCAQEAEFLRSPPLCTEDDPDSAWYVNISMCRTRLPRVELVGDIAGGPVEKWPQRLAAVPPRIANREIKGMSIQAYKHDFSIWKRRVELYGTYLKDLSHRSYRNVMDMNAGFGSFAAAMLKYPVWVMNVVPANITDNTLGIIYERGLIGTYMDWCEAFSTYPRTYDLIHANGVFSLYIDKCGILDILVEMDRILRPGGAAIIRDAADVVLKVKEAADRLQWRSRVVDTEDEGPDPQKLLIVDNSLPLPGS